Proteins encoded within one genomic window of Capsicum annuum cultivar UCD-10X-F1 unplaced genomic scaffold, UCD10Xv1.1 ctg3420, whole genome shotgun sequence:
- the LOC107854046 gene encoding subtilisin-like protease SBT3.6, with translation MQTLARNMTTVGLKDPHSGLPIIAEGMPFWVADPFDFGSGLVNAHAANNSGLIYDMGTFDYILYLLSMGYKSSHISNMIDEGAASFPIKRPSILDVNLSSLIVPSLKDTVNVRRTVTNIGPENSKYEAIIEPPPGITIKVKPDTLIFNSDTEQISFTLTISATHEYNTTFEFGSLT, from the exons ATGCAGACTCTTGCGCGTAA TATGACTACAGTGGGGTTAAAAGATCCTCATTCTGGCTTACCAATTATCGCTGAGGGAATGCCATTTTGGGTTGCTGATCCATTTGATTTCGGTAGTGGACTTGTGAATGCACATGCTGCAAATAATTCGGGCCTCATCTATGATATGGGAACCTTTGACTACATTCTTTATTTGCTCTCGATGGGCTACAAGAGTAGCCACATCAGCAACATGATTGACGAAGGAGCTGCATCTTTCCCAATCAAGAGGCCTTCGATTCTTGACGTcaatctttcttctttaatcgtACCAAGTCTCAAAGATACTGTCAATGTTAGAAGAACCGTCACCAACATTGGACCAGAGAACTCCAAATATGAAGCCATCATTGAGCCTCCACCAGGCATTACCATAAAAGTAAAGCCTGACACTTTGATATTCAACTCCGACACCGAGCAAATCTCTTTCACTCTCACCATTTCAGCCACTCACGAATACAACACAACGTTTGAGTTCGGGAGCCTTACTTAG